In the Hordeum vulgare subsp. vulgare chromosome 7H, MorexV3_pseudomolecules_assembly, whole genome shotgun sequence genome, one interval contains:
- the LOC123409627 gene encoding uncharacterized protein LOC123409627 produces the protein MLGQPSVIARLMGMEDHHQTTATAVVHASEGTTTVISLLKPASSQVEQPRCGPLGSHHGRRIGGDYYRYCLNKMKPGRRRRARRDGRRREHPQEELLDKIKEDFRASWQLASTATPPLGTEDEETVADASGRRRSGDRVAGLLDGRCIQRIAQENLRREKMARYGYGGRRSSVEEEEDGVKALVVGLKKKNAEEEAEQLHGGSEAGASEEFSGDHDQMSSTSSEKSRGMPATRIAILRPTTGTSTRAVAGDHRNAPPSWKAVRDGGMDMEDFLREVKERAERLKVETEAKADGPGDVVAKARKGWGSVGDDPAGTAQDTARQIREAVGKRLSRLESFRVFRGDRSRRDGAAASPSPEHRMLKSVMARTEGMSPTKITGRGPRVSRWSPLRAGSGVNDRQSPDRDPRRSPAKLHDDGIDFVAASPRALLRSFSAPAAGCSDASSVGAGKLVDRCRSLSIFRGTVASLRQSLCLGGGAWKLLLMHLSKKKASSPASPRQNLLAGLAPPSPVSPLEVSGGRHFSGDLNCTFLPESSPRWSPRCSSEFEASVGGGESPWERKADAAAENDDPDTAYVREVLVAAGLFNDDDGDTAASRTDSIVISEEVFDEVEDGYYYRHLRRRDDGAGEDEELGAADRRRLLFDLANEALLAGARPAVSYSSPYCLRRWVVECNNGAPSSSRLRGRELEDEVWRHVAMVTVDYTAEREVGRSPWVPEALCEDACAVGRKIERAIFDELLGDVVRQLFV, from the exons ATGCTCGGCCAGCCGAGCGTCATCGCCCGCCTCATGGGCATGGAGGACCATCAccagacgacggcgacggcggtcgTCCATGCCTCGGAGGGAACCACGACTGTCATCAGCCTGCTGAAGCCGGCGTCCTCCCAGGTCGAGCAGCCCAGGTGCGGCCCGCTCGGCTCCCACCACGGCCGCCGCATCGGCGGGGATTACTACCGGTACTGCCTCAACAAGATGAAGCCAGGGCGGCGGAGGCGAGCTCGGCGCGATGGTCGCCGCCGCGAGCATCCGCAGGAGGAGCTGCTGGATAAGATCAAGGAGGACTTCCGCGCGTCCTGGCAGCTCGCCTCCACGGCCACGCCGCCGCTGGGGACGGAGGATGAGGAGACTGTTGCCGATgcgtccgggaggaggaggagcggtgATCGGGTGGCCGGGCTGTTGGACGGGAGGTGCATCCAGAGGATCGCGCAGGAGAACCTGCGCCGGGAGAAGATGGCGAGGTACGGCTATGGCGGCCGTCGGAGCAgcgtggaggaggaagaagatggcgttAAGGCGCTGGTGGTTGgcctgaagaagaagaatgcTGAAGAAGAAGCCGAGCAGCTCCATGGTGGTTCAGAAGCTGGGGCGTCTGAAGAATTCTCCGGTGATCATGACCAAATGAGCTCCACGTCGTCCGAGAAGTCGCGCGGCATGCCGGCGACACGGATAGCGATCCTCAGGCCGACCACTGGTACTAGTACTCGCGCTGTGGCCGGCGATCATCGGAACGCGCCGCCGTCGTGGAAGGCGGTGCGGGACGGTGGCATGGACATGGAGGACTTCCTCCGGGAGGTGAAGGAGAGGGCCGAGAGGCTCAAGGTCGAAACGGAAGCCAAGGCCGACGGCCCAGGCGACGTCGTTGCCAAGGCGAGGAAAGGCTGGGGAAGCGTCGGCGATGACCCGGCGGGAACGGCTCAAGACACGGCGAGGCAGATAAGGGAGGCCGTCGGCAAGAGGCTGAGCCGGCTGGAGTCCTTCCGCGTCTTCCGAGGCGACCGCAGCCGCCGCGACGGCGCCGCGGCGTCGCCGTCCCCGGAGCACCGGATGCTGAAGAGCGTCATGGCGAGGACCGAGGGCATGTCGCCGACGAAGATCACGGGCAGAGGACCGAGGGTCAGCAGGTGGTCACCATTGCGGGCAGGATCCGGCGTGAACGACCGGCAGAGCCCTGACCGTGACCCGCGTCGGAGTCCGGCGAAGCTGCACGACGACGGAATCGACTTCGTCGCCGCGTCGCCGCGGGCGCTGCTCCGGTCGTTCTCTGCCCCGGCGGCGGGGTGTTCGGACGCGTCTTCTGTAGGCGCGGGGAAGCTGGTGGACCGGTGCAGAAGCCTCAGCATCTTCAGAGGGACGGTGGCCAGCCTGAGGCAGAGCCTCTGCTTGGGCGGAGGAGCATGGAAGCTGTTGCTCATGCATCTGTCCAAGAAGAAGGCTTCCTCTCCGGCGTCTCCTCGTCAGAATTTGCTGGCCGGACTGGCCCCTCCTAGCCCGGTGTCGCCGTTGGAGGTCAGCGGCGGGCGCCATTTCTCCGGCGATCTCAACTGCACATTCCTCCCAG AGTCGAGTCCGAGATGGAGTCCCAGGTGTTCGTCGGAATTCGAGGCGTCGGTGGGCGGAGGCGAGTCGCCGTGGGAACGGAAGGCCGACGCCGCGGCCGAGAACGACGACCCTGACACGGCGTACGTCAGGGAAGTGCTCGTTGCCGCGGGGCtgttcaacgacgacgacggcgacacggCTGCGTCGAGGACGGACTCGATCGTCATCTCCGAGGAGGTCTTCGACGAGGTCGAGGACGGGTACTACTACCGCCATCTCCGGCGCCGCGACGACGGCGCCGGAGAGGACGAAGAGCTCGGAGCGGCGGACCGCCGCAGGCTGCTCTTCGACCTGGCCAACGAGGCGCTGCTGGCGGGCGCGAGACCTGCCGTCTCGTATTCTTCGCCGTATTGTCTGCGCCGGTGGGTCGTGGAGTGCAACAACGGCGCGCCGTCGTCGTCGCGGCTGCGAGGGAGGGAGCTGGAAGACGAGGTGTGGCGTCACGTGGCAATGGTGACTGTGGACTACACGGCTGAGCGCGAGGTCGGGAGGTCGCCGTGGGTGCCGGAGGCGCTGTGCGAGGACGCCTGCGCCGTCGGGAGGAAGATCGAGCGCGCCATCTTCGACGAGCTGCTCGGCGACGTCGTGCGTCAGCTGTTTGTCTGA
- the LOC123408359 gene encoding probable LRR receptor-like serine/threonine-protein kinase At3g47570, with protein MWPLLLLLLLPYAFQPASSTPLNDKSDGDALLAFKASLSDQRRALAAWNTTTAFCSWPGITCSLKHKRRVTVLNLTSEGLAGKITPSIANLTFLKILDLSRNRFHGEMPWSIGSLSRLRYLDLSSNSLRGDVNAGLKNCTSLEGINLDFNLFTGTIPAWLGGLSKLKVIHLESNNFTGMIPPSLANLSALEQIYFGKNHLGGTIPEGLGRLGGLAYVSLGLNHLSGTIPATIFNLSSLVAFSVAANELDGKLPHDLGDHVPHLMGLFLGLNSFTGSLPASLVNATHIRFLDISFNNITGTVPPEIGMLCPQVLNFESNQLMAATAQDWEFMTFLTNCTRLRNLCIQANVLGGMLPSSVANLSAHLQQFIFGFNEISGELPFGISNLVGLNVLDFPHNQFTGVLPDSIGRLNLLQQLYFNNNQFSGSLPSTLGNLTQLLVLSAGSNKFKGGLPAGLGNLQEITEADFSNNEFSGPLPKEMFNLSTLSNTLDLSNNFLVGSLPPEVGSLTKLTYMYVSMNNLSGPLPDTLGYCQSLIELKLDHNHFNSTIPSSISKMQGLAFLNLSKNTLSGVVPQELGLMDGIQELYLAHNYLSGHIPESLENMASLYQLDLSFNNLNGKVPSQGVFRNVTGFLFEGNSRLCGGNSELRLPPCPPPESIEHKRTHHFIIAIAIPIVVIILCLSVMLVFFKRRKKAKAQSTSTDGFQLMGGNYPRVTYVELAQGTSGFATANLIGRGMHGSVYRCDLLLNNTMTTVAVKVFDLQQTGSSKSFLAECEALSKVRHRNLISVITCCSSSDPSQNDFKALVFEFMPNGNLDRWLHPDVHDASQQLQGLTLMQRLNIAVDIADALDYLHNNCEPSIVHCDLKPSNILLNEDLVAHVGDFGLAKILSEPAAEQLVNSKSSIGIRGTIGYVAPEYGEGGQVSSRGDVYSFGSVILELFIGMAPTHDMFRDGLTLQKHAKNAFPGMLMQIVDPVLLLSIEEASAGCLLDGSNNTMEHTSNAISSVIKVALSCSKHAPTERMCIGDAAAAIHGIRDSYVRLRQKE; from the exons ATGTGGCCTCTTCTACTACTGCTTCTGTTGCCTTACGCATTCCAACCGGCATCATCAACACCACTCAACGATAAGTCCGACGGCGATGCCTTGCTGGCCTTCAAGGCAAGCCTGAGCGACCAGCGACGTGCACTGGCTGCGTGGAACACAACCACTGCTTTCTGCTCGTGGCCAGGTATCACCTGCAGCCTGAAGCACAAGCGCAGGGTTACAGTGCTTAACCTCACCTCGGAGGGCCTCGCCGGCAAAATCACACCATCAATCGCAAACCTCACGTTCTTGAAGATCCTAGACCTCAGCCGGAACAGATTCCACGGCGAAATGCCTTGGTCAATCGGTTCTTTATCTCGTTTACGGTACCTTGATCTGTCCAGCAACTCGCTTCGTGGTGATGTGAACGCTGGCTTGAAGAACTGCACCAGCCTTGAAGGTATCAATCTTGACTTCAACCTCTTCACCGGGACCATCCCTGCCTGGCTTGGAGGATTGTCAAAGCTCAAGGTCATACATCTCGAGAGTAACAACTTCACCGGGATGATCCCGCCGTCACTTGCCAACCTATCAGCGCTAGAACAAATCTATTTCGGCAAAAACCACCTTGGTGGTACCATCCCTGAGGGCCTTGGCAGGCTCGGTGGTCTTGCATACGTCTCCCTCGGACTTAACCATTTATCAGGCACCATCCCTGCAACTATCTTCAACCTTTCATCTCTAGTTGCATTTAGTGTGGCAGCCAATGAGTTGGATGGTAAGCTGCCCCATGACTTGGGGGATCACGTCCCGCACCTCATGGGCCTCTTCCTCGGGTTGAACAGCTTTACAGGAAGCCTTCCAGCTTCTCTTGTCAATGCAACTCACATAAGGTTTCTAGACATCTCCTTCAACAACATCACCGGAACAGTGCCTCCTGAGATTGGAATGCTCTGTCCACAAGTCCTCAATTTTGAGAGTAACCAGCTAATGGCAGCTACTGCCCAGGACTGGGAGTTTATGACATTCCTCACAAACTGCACACGCCTCAGGAACCTTTGCATCCAGGCCAACGTGCTAGGTGGCATGCTGCCAAGCTCAGTTGCCAACCTATCAGCACATCTGCAACAATTTATCTTTGGATTTAATGAAATTTCTGGAGAATTGCCATTTGGGATAAGCAATCTTGTCGGGCTAAATGTGTTGGACTTCCCTCACAACCAATTTACTGGTGTCTTGCCTGACAGCATCGGAAGGCTAAATTTGCTTCAACAATTGTATTTCAATAATAATCAATTTTCAGGATCCTTGCCATCCACCCTCGGGAACTTGACACAGCTGCTAGTTCTTTCAGCTGGCAGCAATAAGTTTAAGGGGGGGCTTCCAGCAGGCCTAGGGAACCTCCAGGAGATAACTGAAGCAGACTTTTCAAACAATGAGTTCTCAGGTCCATTACCAAAAGAGATGTTTAACTTATCAACCCTGTCCAATACACTGGATTTGTCAAACAATTTTTTGGTTGGCTCTCTTCCACCTGAAGTTGGCAGTCTAACAAAGCTTACATACATGTATGTATCCATGAACAACTTATCAGGACCGCTACCTGATACACTTGGCTATTGCCAAAGCTTGATAGAGCTCAAGTTGGACCACAACCACTTCAATAGTACCATTCCCTCGTCTATCAGCAAAATGCAGGGCTTGGCATTTCTAAATCTTTCCAAGAATACACTCTCCGGTGTGGTTCCTCAAGAGTTAGGACTCATGGACGGCATTCAGGAATTGTATCTTGCACACAACTACTTGTCCGGTCATATCCCTGAAAGCTTGGAAAACATGGCATCACTGTACCAGTTAGACCTGTCCTTCAATAATCTGAATGGCAAAGTTCCATCGCAGGGTGTGTTCAGGAACGTTACTGGATTTTTGTTTGAAGGGAATTCGAGGCTTTGTGGTGGTAACTCAGAATTACGGTTGCCCCCATGCCCGCCGCCAGAATCAATTGAACACAAGAGAACACACCATTTCATTATCGCAATAGCTATCCCGATTGTTGTCATAATTCTGTGCTTGAGTGTGATGCTTGTTTTCTTCAAAAGGAGAAAGAAAGCAAAAGCTCAATCCACATCCACAGATGGATTTCAATTGATGGGTGGCAATTATCCAAGAGTTACTTATGTTGAACTGGCCCAGGGAACAAGTGGCTTTGCCACAGCCAATTTGATTGGTAGAGGAATGCATGGATCAGTGTATAGGTGTGATTTGTTGCTGAATAATACGATGACCACAGTAGCGGTGAAGGTTTTTGATCTCCAACAGACTGGTTCTTCCAAAAGTTTTCTAGCAGAGTGTGAAGCACTTAGTAAAGTTCGCCATCGTAATTTGATCAGTGTCATAACTTGCTGCTCAAGCTCTGACCCAAGCCAAAACGACTTCAAAGCTCTTGTGTTCGAGTTTATGCCCAATGGGAACCTGGACAGGTGGTTGCATCCGGATGTACATGATGCATCACAGCAACTGCAAGGATTGACATTGATGCAGAGATTAAATATTGCAGTCGATATTGCTGATGCACTAGATTACTTACACAACAACTGTGAACCATCAATAGTTCACTGTGACTTGAAGCCAAGCAACATTCTTCTCAACGAGGATTTAGTTGCTCATGTTGGGGACTTTGGCCTTGCAAAGATTCTTTCCGAACCAGCAGCCGAGCAACTGGTTAACTCAAAGAGCTCGATTGGGATAAGAGGAACAATTGGTTACGTCGCTCCAG AATATGGCGAAGGTGGTCAAGTTTCTTCGCGTGGGGACGTATACAGCTTCGGGAGTGTCATCCTCGAGTTGTTTATAGGCATGGCACCTACTCATGACATGTTCAGAGACGGGCTTACCTTGCAAAAACATGCCAAGAATGCATTTCCAGGGATGCTGATGCAGATAGTTGATCCAGTCCTGCTGCTGTCCATTGAAGAAGCTAGCGCGGGTTGTTTGCTGGATGGAAGCAACAACACAATGGAACATACCAGCAATGCCATATCCTCTGTCATAAAGGTTGCCCTATCATGCAGCAAGCACGCACCCACCGAGAGAATGTGCATAGGAGATGCAGCTGCTGCGATTCACGGCATAAGGGATAGCTATGTTAGACTAAGGCAAAAGGAGTGA